In Euphorbia lathyris chromosome 2, ddEupLath1.1, whole genome shotgun sequence, the sequence AACTAGCTTTCCCTCTGATACCCTTAGTATCATCATCTAACATATCAAGATGACCATAATCTTTCACAACAAAATAGCAAGCTGGTTTCTTACATTCCTCAAAGAAACTTTCATGGTTAACACCCTTTGGAGCACAAGGAGGGAACAAAGGGTTCCTCTTCACTTCACCTAAACCGGAACCAATAACCATTGCAGCCATATCTAAATCGAATGAATGAGGAACATATGTGAGTACTGGTGGAGGTGTTTGTTTGCCTTTGTCCGTACCATCAACTGGGTCTACTCCAATTACTGCTGAAAATTTGAGTGAAGTTGCTGCTTTGTCTAGAGCTAATGCAAAAGCAGTCTTGCCTCCTCGGCTATGGCCTGCAAGAACTAGCTTGCTTAGTTTTGGTTGAACATGGGGAGGGAGAAAGTTAGATAAGCCTTTGGATAGCCAATTTGTTATTGAAGCTGCTGATTTTATTTCTTCAGTTGAATCTGCACCCGCCACTGTGTATAACTGTGTCATGTATCACAAAtttgttaactcttttatgtaAATTATTGAACAAGATCAGCCCTTAATACATGAATATGCAATTATTTGATAGTTTGAGGTGGATTTTTATAAAAAGAAATGAGAATTGTatgtatacaaattgttcttaattgaagAATGGCTAATAAGATCAAGGGGAAAAAGGAACACCAACAagctttgttgttgttatttATTATGGACTGGTCATTTAATTTGGCATTTAAatcattaataaattataattatatacatTAAGTTCTTAGTTACAAGCACGAatatcaaattcaattaaaagcGAGTGGTCTATTATAAATTTGACATGCCCAATCTTTCCGAATAGAGAAATATACGGTCTTGATGCTTCTCTTATAGTCATACTAAATATATAAGAATCTAATTTCGAACTGAAAAGTGACAAATTATTCATTCGTTATGTAATATACGAATCAAACTATTCATTCGTTTTTAATCAGGGTCGGTTCTAGATTTACTGATAGGGGTAAAAATCCCTTACAGCTTCATAAAGCTTTCGAATATTTTTCGACGAGCATTAGGTGTTTTAGCCCGTCTAGCCGTCTGAATTTGTCCCTGCTTTTAATTGAGTTTGATATTTTTGTCTCTCTAACCAAGAGCTCCATGTATACAATTACAATGTGTGATTGACTCAATATTGCCAAATTAAAAGATTGATGAGGTTCCTAAGCATAACTAGAATATTTTGGTATGTGGATCGGATCATAGGGTAATTTGGGATGGGTTAGGGGTCCATTGGGCTTTAGAATAGAAAATGGGAATTCAGATTTCagacagaaaaataaaatatctagtTACAATTCTACTATGGCTCATTCACATCACTTTTTGCCTATTCCACTAAGTTACTTCCTCACTATTACATAAAACGACGTGTCATCTTAGCTGCTACACAAAACCAAAACAATCTGATATAATTACATTCTTGACCACAAAAAAGAATTTCAGAAAAGTCCAACTAAAGCAGAAAGAAAGAAGCATAAGTCGAAATGAAGTAAGAACCTGAGGAGCAATGACAATGAAGCCATGAGAAGCAACATGTTGGAAGAGCATAGAGTAGAAATAATTGTAGAGAAGATAACCAGGCAGGAACATC encodes:
- the LOC136216579 gene encoding chlorophyllase-2, with protein sequence MSSSSKSKVFEMGKYSTEIKKVESGTSCIIKKSSSELPPKSLLIAMPKEAGEFPILMFLPGYLLYNYFYSMLFQHVASHGFIVIAPQLYTVAGADSTEEIKSAASITNWLSKGLSNFLPPHVQPKLSKLVLAGHSRGGKTAFALALDKAATSLKFSAVIGVDPVDGTDKGKQTPPPVLTYVPHSFDLDMAAMVIGSGLGEVKRNPLFPPCAPKGVNHESFFEECKKPACYFVVKDYGHLDMLDDDTKGIRGKASYCLCMNGKSREPMRRFIAGVMVAFMKAYLDGDFCDLVSIRDGQTGPVELQASEFYV